A segment of the Marmota flaviventris isolate mMarFla1 chromosome 2, mMarFla1.hap1, whole genome shotgun sequence genome:
TAGGAATctgattcttcttcttcctcttcctcttcttccatcACATGGCTCTTTGTGCTCAATTCTAGTGCAGTTTGATTGATCGATGCTTCATTATCTACATGCATCAACATCTGTTAGCCAAGGACATCAAAGATTAGTAGAAAGGATACTGGCAGCAAAACAGcaaattcttaaaatgtttcaaaatcaaaTCTCAATTGTATATTCACCCCTAGCATTTATGACTAAGAGGTAAGCCACTTTGCTATATTCTGTTCTTCTAAGTTCTACCTCACTTCTGTTACCAAAATGGGGTAAGAGTAAAATGTCCCAGATTTACTAGAATGTTACCTCATTTACAAACATGGTTCTGGGAGAAAGTTCTAACTTAAGAATTGTGCAGACATAACTACAACATCCAGAATTGCTCATATTGGATGTATTTAGAAAGAGTATGATTTTATTGACTTCCTTGAAGGCATGTGGTAAGAGGAGGGTAGGATGAGgattgaaattcatttttcagtATTACAGTTTGTAGTTGAAGCCACATTCTGTTTTTGACACATCCTTACAGAGATCTACATACTTCCCCAGGGTTCATCCGAGTAACTAGAGAGAACAAACAGGTGACCAGGAGAGAGTAGGCTCCCTAAATTGGTCAAAAGTGTAGCCAACTAATGTAGAATAGCCAGCTTCTTAAACTAGAAACTGATCCAAGGCTGGAGATacagcttagtggcagagtgcttgcctagcatgtacaaggccctcggtttgatctccagaaccagcaccaaaaaaaaaagaaaaagaaaaaaaaaacagcagcacTTCAAGTCCTTTGGGCTTGACAACATGCTTTATAATTTTTGGCCACCCAAGCAGCAGGGGAGCATAGTGAACTCTGCACTCTCTCTGCctgtacttaatttatttttgtgaggtgggggaggtactggggattgaagtcagggcacttgaccactgagccacatccccagtcctattttgaattttatttagagacagggtctcactgagttgtttaataccttgcttttcctgaggctggctttggacttgccattctcctgcctcagcctaccgagctgctgcgattacaggtgtgggtGCATGTACTTAATTTTACTTACATCATGTGACTGTTCTGGTATACCAGGCTGAGAAGACAGCATCTCATCCCCTTTTCTAGAACTGATTATTGATTGGAGGGCCAGTTCTTCAACCTAGAAGAGAAGAGTTGAGGATATttcattaccatttttttttagttgtagatggacacatatctttatttatttttatgtggtgctgaggatcgaacccagtgcctcatgcatgcaaggcaagtgatctactACTGATCAACCCCAGGCTTTTCatgccttttatttttgcttttttgcagtactggggattgatcccagagcACCGAGCAAGGTAGGCACTCTATTATTCACCCAACATCCTCAACACTTTAAATTCAGAGACAGGTTCTTACCCATTTGCTCaagctggcctttaacttgtgatcctgcctcagcatcATGAACAGCTGTTTTCCCTGCCTTTTAAAGAGAGGAATAAATTCCACCTTCTTCCCTTTGGACTGTACAGGTGGGttttgtgcatatgtgtatgtgtgtcgtgtgtgtgtatgtgtgtatgtgtgtctagggattgaacccagagcttcccacattctagccaagcactctaccactgagctacatccccagcctccattCCTCCTCACCACCACCCTTTTTTGAGACACGATATCAAAGTTGTCCAGCCTTgagcttttgatcctcctgtgtTCCAAGTTACTGGTGTTATTGGCAGCACAGCCAAGGAACCTACCTGGATTCTGACTGGTTATATCTAGCCTCCCACCTGCATTAAAAAATAGGCAaacaatggaaaaagaaaaaatgaactttataCAATTTGATCAAACCTTAGCCACTGTTTACCTTTTTCTTATGTGCATAGGCAGCTGAATCCAGCTAGCTGGGATCCAGACAGGTTCCCTGGCCTGGTTGCCAAtaacactgggattataggcatacattGCACAGTGGGCAGTACAAGTGTTCTGGCTCAATTATGGTTTTCATTCACCAAGAACTAGCAGTTATGGAAGAAAACACAAGTGTATCATTGAATCAGATGTAGAAGTCAGCCTgtgcaatttatcaagaccctgtctcaaaataaaaaatgaaaagggctgagagtgtagttcagtggtagagttcaatctccagtacacccccccccccccacacacacacacaaaagaccaGGTAACACCCGACTCCACAGAAGGCGGAGTCTTCACACCTGAGCTTGTCTACTCAGTAATGAGAAAGCAAAGATAGGGGGAAAAGAAAATCGAAGTGTTTCTTGAACCATGAGGGAATCTGGGTTTTGGGGACCATCATCCACACTATCACTAGGTACTTGTAGGGGTACTGTTGCAGTATAGACATAACTGTGGGTCATTATAATTACCCTGGAGGAAAATGCTTATTGTTTTGCTAAGTCAAAATTGTAAAACGCTTTTCAGTTTATAAAGGGTTTTTTAATTCTCATGTCATTTAGACTTCAAGACCTAAATAAGACAGTTGAATAGGGATTAGCATGATCATCTCACAAGGGCTGAATTATCCACAGGTCTGGAAAGTGACGTAAACAGGCATGAATCACCAACCTTCAAATTCATGGAGTCATAAACAGCTCCAAGAACTACTGGGAATTCTGAGCTTTGGGACCAGTCCCTCTCCCAGGGCTTAATATCTTTCACACCATGGGATATCTCAAAGGTCTATTCTTG
Coding sequences within it:
- the Snapc5 gene encoding snRNA-activating protein complex subunit 5, which gives rise to MLSRLQELRKEEETLLRLKAALHDQLNRLKVEELALQSIISSRKGDEMLSSQPGIPEQSHDMLMHVDNEASINQTALELSTKSHVMEEEEEEEEESDS